In Symmachiella dynata, the following are encoded in one genomic region:
- the cimA gene encoding citramalate synthase, which translates to MARIQLYDTTLRDGSQGEGVNFSLQDKLLITRKLDALGFDYIEGGYPLSNPKDFEYFQQAAELSLQHARVCAFGMTRRRGVTAENDVGMRALIDSQAPVVTIVGKSWDLHVEEILRVDEAENLAMIRDSVAFVVSQGREVIYDAEHFFDGYLHNPEFALATIRAAQEAGATMAVLCDTNGGSLPEQIARTVGIACDTLKIPVGIHTHNDGDLATANSLAAVAAGAVQVQGTINGIGERCGNADLVCVAANLSLKQEHEVLDGKGVRHLTELSRYVYELANMNFRNNQPFVGASAFAHKGGMHVHAVNRIAHSYEHIEPQVVGNVRRVLVSELSGRSNIVAKATKFKLEQDADLMAKILERVQDLESEGYQFEAAEASFDLLIKKVAGNYAAMFERMHYRVNVETDQKSQPVTEATVKLRVHGEVRHEVAEGDGPVNALDSALRKALNGAYPGLEEMHLVDYKVRVINSTEGTAARVRVVIESRDKEEIWSTIGVSENVIEASWLALVDSVEYKLLKDAGHFEIEAMSAAD; encoded by the coding sequence ATGGCCCGGATACAACTTTACGACACAACGCTCCGTGACGGCAGTCAGGGAGAAGGGGTAAACTTTTCGCTGCAGGACAAGCTGCTGATTACGCGCAAATTGGACGCTCTTGGTTTTGACTATATTGAAGGGGGGTATCCCCTCTCCAACCCCAAGGACTTCGAATACTTTCAGCAGGCAGCGGAGTTGTCACTCCAGCATGCGCGGGTGTGTGCGTTTGGTATGACGCGACGTCGCGGCGTGACAGCGGAAAACGATGTCGGTATGCGCGCCTTGATCGATTCGCAAGCGCCGGTCGTAACTATCGTCGGCAAGTCGTGGGATTTGCACGTTGAGGAGATTCTCCGTGTTGACGAGGCGGAGAACTTGGCGATGATCCGCGACTCGGTCGCGTTCGTCGTCTCGCAGGGACGGGAGGTCATCTATGATGCCGAGCATTTCTTTGACGGATATCTCCACAACCCCGAGTTCGCCCTGGCTACGATTCGAGCAGCACAGGAAGCGGGTGCCACGATGGCGGTGTTGTGCGACACCAACGGCGGCAGCTTGCCCGAACAAATCGCCCGCACAGTTGGCATTGCATGTGACACGTTGAAGATCCCCGTTGGAATTCACACGCATAACGATGGTGATCTGGCCACGGCAAATTCACTGGCTGCTGTGGCGGCCGGGGCGGTGCAGGTGCAAGGGACCATCAACGGCATCGGCGAACGTTGCGGCAATGCCGACTTGGTCTGCGTCGCTGCGAATTTATCGCTGAAGCAAGAGCACGAAGTACTCGACGGTAAAGGAGTGCGGCATCTGACCGAATTGTCGCGGTACGTTTACGAACTCGCCAACATGAATTTTCGTAACAACCAGCCGTTTGTGGGCGCCAGTGCGTTTGCCCATAAAGGAGGCATGCACGTGCATGCGGTCAATCGCATCGCGCATAGTTATGAACACATTGAACCACAGGTCGTGGGGAACGTGCGTCGCGTGTTGGTGAGTGAATTGTCGGGCCGGTCGAACATTGTGGCCAAGGCGACCAAATTCAAATTGGAGCAAGATGCAGACCTGATGGCCAAGATCCTGGAGCGTGTGCAGGATTTGGAGAGCGAAGGCTACCAATTCGAGGCGGCGGAAGCGTCGTTTGACTTGCTGATTAAGAAGGTGGCGGGCAATTACGCAGCAATGTTCGAGCGGATGCATTACCGTGTGAATGTGGAAACCGACCAGAAGTCGCAACCCGTCACCGAAGCGACGGTCAAACTGCGGGTCCATGGCGAAGTACGGCACGAGGTGGCTGAGGGAGACGGACCGGTCAACGCATTGGATTCGGCATTGCGGAAGGCACTCAACGGGGCCTATCCGGGACTGGAGGAGATGCATCTGGTGGACTATAAAGTCCGCGTGATCAACTCCACCGAAGGAACCGCCGCCCGCGTGCGGGTTGTGATCGAAAGCCGTGATAAAGAAGAGATCTGGAGCACAATCGGCGTGAGTGAAAATGTCATCGAGGCGAGTTGGTTGGCGCTGGTCGATAGTGTGGAATACAAATTACTTAAGGATGCGGGGCATTTCGAAATCGAAGCCATGAGCGCCGCCGACTAA
- the purB gene encoding adenylosuccinate lyase, with protein MTANQYENPLISRYSSAEMSGIWSPQTKFSTWRRLWVALAEAERELGLDISAAQIAELREAVDDIDFATARRHEETLRHDVMAHVHAYGDRCPNARGIIHLGATSCYVTDNTDLLLLRDSLELIRARLVLTIDQLAKFAAEYRDVACLGFTHLQPAQPTTVGKRATLWCYDLVLDLAEIQHRLNTLRFRGVKGTTGTQATFLQLFDGDHAKVETLDKLVAEKMGFETTYAVTGQTYSRKIDAQVLAVLSGIGQSAHKAGSDLRLLQSRKELEEPFGKQQIGSSAMAYKRNPMRAERMCGLARYAISLTSSADNTLATQWMERTLDDSANRRLSLPQSFLAIDAALILYRNVADGLVVYPQVIAKHVAEELPFLATEEILMAGVRAGGDRQDLHESVRVHSQAAAQQVKEHGQSNDLIARLKGDPAFANVDLDGALDVNKYIGRAPEQVDAFISEVIEPIRTRYAEDLNRSAGEVRV; from the coding sequence TTGACTGCCAACCAGTACGAAAATCCGTTGATCTCACGATATAGCTCTGCGGAAATGAGCGGCATTTGGTCGCCGCAGACGAAATTTTCCACCTGGCGACGGTTGTGGGTCGCGCTGGCTGAGGCGGAGCGTGAGTTGGGGTTGGATATCTCAGCTGCGCAGATCGCTGAGCTTCGGGAAGCGGTGGACGATATTGATTTTGCCACTGCCCGCCGGCACGAAGAAACCTTGCGGCACGACGTGATGGCCCACGTGCATGCCTATGGCGACCGTTGCCCGAATGCGCGGGGCATCATCCACCTGGGGGCGACGAGTTGTTATGTCACGGATAACACCGACTTGTTGTTGTTGCGGGACAGCTTGGAATTGATCCGTGCCCGGCTGGTGCTGACGATCGACCAGTTGGCGAAATTCGCCGCTGAGTATCGCGATGTCGCCTGTCTGGGATTCACGCATCTGCAACCCGCGCAACCGACGACTGTCGGCAAGCGAGCGACGCTGTGGTGTTATGATCTGGTCCTCGATTTGGCGGAAATTCAGCACCGCTTGAATACGCTCCGCTTTCGCGGTGTGAAAGGGACGACCGGAACCCAGGCGACTTTCTTGCAACTGTTTGACGGCGATCATGCCAAGGTCGAAACGCTTGATAAACTTGTTGCTGAAAAAATGGGCTTCGAGACAACCTATGCGGTGACCGGTCAAACCTATTCGCGCAAGATCGATGCACAGGTGTTGGCGGTCTTGAGCGGCATCGGGCAATCGGCGCACAAGGCGGGTAGCGATCTGCGGTTGTTGCAAAGCCGCAAGGAATTGGAAGAGCCGTTCGGTAAACAACAAATCGGCTCTTCAGCCATGGCCTACAAACGCAACCCGATGCGGGCGGAGCGGATGTGCGGACTGGCCCGTTATGCGATTAGTCTCACCAGCAGTGCGGACAACACGTTGGCGACGCAGTGGATGGAACGGACGTTGGACGACAGCGCTAACCGCCGCCTGAGTTTGCCGCAATCGTTTTTGGCCATCGATGCAGCGCTGATTTTGTACCGCAACGTGGCGGATGGACTAGTGGTCTATCCGCAGGTGATCGCCAAACATGTCGCCGAGGAGTTGCCGTTTTTGGCCACCGAAGAAATCCTGATGGCGGGCGTCCGCGCCGGTGGGGATCGGCAAGACCTGCACGAAAGTGTCCGCGTGCACAGCCAAGCGGCCGCTCAGCAGGTCAAAGAGCATGGCCAGTCCAACGACCTGATTGCGCGTCTCAAAGGGGACCCCGCCTTCGCGAATGTCGATTTGGACGGCGCGCTCGACGTCAATAAATACATCGGCCGCGCTCCGGAGCAAGTCGACGCCTTTATTAGTGAAGTCATCGAACCGATCCGCACGCGGTACGCCGAGGACCTGAATCGTTCCGCAGGCGAGGTCCGGGTTTAA
- a CDS encoding valine--tRNA ligase: MTTELPKQYEPKAAQERWYSQWEQDGRFDADPDPEKPSHTIMIPLPNVTGALHMGHALNGTLQDLITRWRRMQGFEALWMPGTDHAGIATQSVVERRMFEEEGLTRHDIGREALVERIWTWKDQYEARILNQLKQMGASCDWRRTRFTLDDMCSVAVRKTFFKLFRDELIFRGKRLVNWDTFLQTAVANDEVFHETVPGHFWTFTYPVVGSDETLAFSTTRPETMLGDSAIAVHPSDERYAHLIGKMVSISVTGREIPIIADGILVDKELGTGAVKVTPAHDHNDYACGQRNDLPVINILNNDGTINENGAPYEGLDRYEARKKIVADMEAAGHLVKIEDRDIEIAHSDRSKTPIEPYLSDQWFVAMQDLAQSAIDAVEDGRVRFYPARYTKTYNDWLGEKRDWCISRQLWWGHQIPIWYCDTCSEADLQAAFGEREDVSYRRDADDTTWLICGETDLAEDAMGAEHKLVRDPDVLDTWFSSALWPHATLGWPEQTKDLDYFYPGNVLITSRDIITLWVARMVIMGLYNMGDIPFAHVHIHPKILDSFGQTMSKSKGNGVNPLDIIDKYGTDAMRFTIASFAGESQDVKIPVDYECPHCGGLIPQTLKDQKATPDGGEKPRVTCKQCKKSSQFSSPWFDPDEGEPVARIVSERFEYGRNFCNKLWNAARFAMLNLEGYTPGEIAQDELQVEDRWILSRLSRTAESINALLSEYKFDAATRALRDFVWNEFCDWYVEMVKPRLRDEEAKPSTQRILVGVLDGIVRLLAPFTPFLTEELWARLNEIAPQRGLFTPQPAAESCMIASYPEFPLDWQDAGLESRFARLQETIVAVRNLRAVYRIANAVELQLHVRCPAGVAAELDDVAPQFDNLAKTKLAATGPDIEPPPASASFSLTDADGFVPLEGIVDLGAELERQKAEAEKLRGHIGGHEKKLANKNFVDRAPAEVVEDVRETLAGLKKQLESIETIVAQLGGS, encoded by the coding sequence ATGACGACTGAACTGCCCAAGCAGTATGAACCGAAAGCCGCGCAAGAGCGGTGGTATTCGCAATGGGAACAGGATGGCCGGTTTGATGCCGATCCTGATCCGGAAAAACCATCGCATACGATCATGATCCCACTACCGAACGTCACCGGCGCGCTGCACATGGGGCATGCGCTCAACGGGACGTTGCAGGATTTGATTACCCGTTGGCGGCGGATGCAGGGCTTTGAGGCGCTGTGGATGCCCGGCACGGATCATGCCGGAATCGCGACGCAGTCGGTCGTTGAACGGCGGATGTTTGAAGAAGAGGGGCTGACGCGGCACGATATTGGCCGTGAGGCGCTGGTCGAGCGGATTTGGACTTGGAAGGACCAATACGAAGCTCGCATTCTCAACCAATTGAAACAAATGGGGGCCAGTTGTGATTGGCGGCGGACTCGGTTTACGCTCGACGATATGTGCTCGGTGGCGGTTCGCAAAACCTTCTTCAAGTTGTTTCGTGATGAACTGATCTTTCGCGGCAAACGGTTGGTCAATTGGGATACCTTCCTGCAGACAGCGGTCGCCAATGACGAAGTGTTTCACGAAACGGTTCCCGGCCATTTTTGGACCTTCACCTATCCGGTGGTCGGCAGCGATGAGACGCTCGCGTTTTCGACGACGCGGCCTGAGACGATGTTGGGCGATTCGGCGATTGCCGTTCATCCCAGCGATGAACGTTATGCGCATCTGATCGGAAAAATGGTCAGCATTTCGGTCACCGGCCGCGAGATTCCGATCATTGCCGATGGGATTTTAGTCGACAAGGAACTCGGTACGGGAGCGGTCAAAGTCACTCCCGCGCATGACCATAACGACTACGCCTGCGGCCAGCGCAATGATCTGCCGGTCATCAACATCCTCAACAATGATGGCACGATCAACGAAAACGGTGCTCCCTATGAAGGGTTGGACCGTTACGAAGCTCGCAAGAAAATTGTTGCCGATATGGAGGCAGCAGGGCATCTGGTCAAAATTGAGGACCGCGATATTGAAATCGCGCACAGCGATCGCAGTAAGACGCCGATCGAACCGTATTTGTCCGACCAATGGTTCGTCGCTATGCAGGACTTGGCGCAATCGGCGATTGATGCGGTTGAGGATGGTCGCGTTCGTTTCTATCCAGCACGTTACACCAAAACGTACAACGATTGGTTGGGCGAAAAACGAGATTGGTGTATCAGTCGGCAATTGTGGTGGGGACACCAGATTCCGATTTGGTATTGCGACACCTGTAGTGAAGCGGATCTGCAAGCCGCTTTCGGTGAGCGCGAGGATGTCTCCTATCGCCGCGACGCAGATGATACGACGTGGCTGATTTGCGGCGAAACCGATCTGGCCGAAGATGCGATGGGCGCTGAACATAAGTTGGTTCGCGATCCGGATGTTCTCGATACCTGGTTCAGTTCCGCCCTGTGGCCGCACGCCACACTGGGTTGGCCGGAGCAGACCAAAGACTTGGACTATTTCTATCCCGGCAATGTGCTGATCACCAGTCGCGATATTATTACGTTGTGGGTCGCGCGGATGGTCATCATGGGGCTGTACAACATGGGCGATATTCCCTTCGCGCATGTGCATATCCATCCCAAGATTTTGGATTCTTTCGGCCAAACGATGTCCAAGAGCAAAGGCAACGGCGTCAATCCGCTGGACATCATCGATAAATACGGCACCGATGCGATGCGGTTTACGATCGCCTCGTTCGCCGGCGAAAGCCAGGACGTCAAGATTCCGGTCGACTACGAATGCCCCCATTGCGGCGGGCTGATTCCGCAGACGCTCAAGGATCAAAAAGCGACGCCCGACGGCGGCGAAAAGCCGCGAGTTACGTGTAAGCAGTGTAAGAAGAGTTCACAGTTCTCCAGCCCGTGGTTCGATCCCGACGAGGGAGAACCGGTTGCGCGGATCGTCAGCGAGCGGTTTGAGTACGGTCGTAATTTCTGCAACAAACTGTGGAATGCCGCTCGGTTCGCCATGTTGAACCTCGAAGGCTATACGCCCGGCGAGATTGCTCAAGACGAATTGCAGGTCGAAGACCGTTGGATTCTCAGCCGGCTGTCGCGGACGGCCGAGTCAATCAACGCGCTGTTGAGCGAATACAAATTCGACGCGGCGACGCGCGCTCTGCGTGATTTTGTCTGGAATGAATTCTGCGACTGGTATGTCGAGATGGTCAAACCGCGGCTGCGCGATGAAGAGGCGAAACCCTCGACGCAGCGGATTTTGGTGGGGGTGCTGGATGGCATTGTCCGTTTGCTGGCGCCGTTCACTCCGTTCCTGACAGAAGAGCTTTGGGCGCGGTTGAATGAAATCGCGCCGCAGCGAGGCTTGTTCACGCCACAACCAGCGGCCGAGAGTTGCATGATTGCCTCGTATCCTGAGTTCCCGCTCGACTGGCAGGATGCAGGGTTGGAGTCACGGTTCGCGCGGTTGCAGGAAACGATTGTCGCTGTCCGCAACCTGCGTGCGGTATATCGCATCGCCAATGCGGTCGAACTGCAACTGCACGTCCGTTGCCCCGCGGGGGTCGCCGCGGAACTGGATGATGTCGCTCCGCAATTCGACAATCTGGCCAAAACGAAATTGGCCGCCACCGGACCGGACATCGAACCGCCCCCGGCATCGGCGAGTTTTTCGTTGACCGATGCGGACGGATTTGTCCCGCTGGAAGGAATTGTCGACTTGGGAGCGGAATTGGAGCGACAAAAAGCGGAAGCGGAGAAACTCCGCGGGCATATCGGCGGCCATGAGAAGAAATTGGCCAACAAGAATTTCGTGGACCGCGCTCCGGCGGAGGTTGTCGAGGATGTCCGCGAGACGTTGGCAGGCCTGAAAAAACAGTTGGAGAGCATCGAAACCATTGTCGCCCAATTGGGCGGGTCGTAG
- a CDS encoding WD40 repeat domain-containing protein, translating into MKRISYAGLAMALCLATFAGCASQIDMDGAIQDDDGWAIHGSASAGAFAVDSLAFSPDGKKLASTHYPQHPSSWRVSPLFENPPGTVRIWEPKDYGLGRESWVDQASLTIDAMVGYAPLYFTPDGECIHVMGGNEVVRWNIHKLKPERFPIEDPRVISPDGRHVAVRAGNDQVVVKEVETSEKRAELSADGLDMWPIGFVADGRLLAIQVTGVDNSRYLSIYDIASQSEQSRCLLRTTESIQMAHAKTRIATTQFCCGDVISIWDINDGSLYRTFNAGDVVICGIALSPDARLLAACTETPDDQDQGLTMIWDIEAGELIKTIRDDATVKDNDDYWGATAVAFSPDGKTLATGNSEGDVNFYSVPEIHAE; encoded by the coding sequence ATGAAACGGATTTCATATGCCGGGCTGGCGATGGCACTGTGCCTCGCAACGTTTGCTGGATGTGCCTCGCAAATCGACATGGATGGAGCCATTCAGGACGACGATGGCTGGGCGATTCACGGCTCGGCCTCAGCCGGTGCATTTGCGGTTGATTCGCTGGCCTTCTCGCCAGACGGTAAGAAATTGGCAAGCACGCACTACCCGCAACATCCGAGCAGCTGGCGGGTTTCACCGTTATTCGAAAATCCGCCGGGAACAGTTCGTATTTGGGAACCCAAAGACTATGGCTTGGGTCGCGAGAGTTGGGTCGACCAGGCTTCGCTCACGATTGATGCCATGGTCGGATATGCGCCCCTTTATTTTACCCCAGACGGCGAGTGCATCCATGTGATGGGAGGCAACGAAGTCGTTCGCTGGAACATCCACAAACTGAAACCGGAACGTTTCCCCATAGAGGATCCCCGCGTGATTTCGCCCGACGGCCGTCATGTCGCTGTCAGGGCCGGCAATGATCAAGTGGTCGTGAAGGAAGTGGAGACGAGCGAGAAGCGCGCGGAGTTGTCCGCAGACGGCCTTGATATGTGGCCGATTGGTTTTGTTGCTGATGGACGCCTGTTGGCAATTCAAGTGACAGGGGTGGACAATAGTCGTTACCTCTCCATTTACGATATTGCCAGTCAATCGGAGCAAAGCCGCTGTTTGCTTCGTACGACCGAATCCATCCAGATGGCACACGCCAAAACAAGAATTGCGACGACCCAGTTTTGCTGTGGAGATGTCATTTCGATTTGGGACATCAATGACGGGTCCCTATACCGAACGTTCAATGCCGGTGATGTCGTGATCTGTGGAATCGCCCTGTCTCCCGATGCTCGTTTACTAGCGGCTTGTACCGAAACACCAGACGACCAAGATCAAGGTTTGACTATGATTTGGGATATCGAAGCGGGTGAGTTAATTAAAACAATCAGGGATGACGCCACTGTGAAAGACAACGACGACTATTGGGGTGCCACTGCAGTTGCTTTTTCGCCTGATGGAAAAACGCTCGCAACCGGAAACAGTGAGGGGGACGTCAATTTCTATTCTGTTCCTGAGATTCACGCTGAATAG
- a CDS encoding SRPBCC family protein, whose translation MAEFERSIVVTSGLEEVFDFLLRPQNVTRISPPDMGLNFVNAPEVVELGSIMEFKVLARGVVQNITHEITHLDRPTRFIEKQVQGPFKQWQHEHAFEATGEGVTIIDRISFEPPGGLIGLLVTEESILDSLDDGFAHRHAQLQKLLGNES comes from the coding sequence ATGGCGGAATTTGAACGTAGCATCGTCGTCACCAGTGGGCTGGAAGAAGTGTTTGATTTCCTGCTCCGTCCCCAAAATGTGACCCGCATCAGCCCCCCCGACATGGGACTGAACTTTGTGAATGCGCCTGAAGTGGTCGAACTGGGCAGCATCATGGAGTTCAAGGTGCTCGCCCGCGGAGTCGTGCAGAACATCACTCACGAAATCACGCATCTCGACCGCCCGACGCGTTTCATCGAAAAGCAGGTCCAGGGACCGTTCAAGCAATGGCAGCATGAACATGCGTTTGAAGCGACGGGTGAAGGGGTGACGATTATCGATCGCATCTCCTTCGAACCGCCGGGCGGGTTGATCGGCTTGCTGGTGACCGAAGAATCGATTCTGGATTCTTTAGACGACGGGTTCGCGCACCGGCACGCACAGTTGCAAAAACTGCTGGGCAACGAAAGCTAA
- a CDS encoding bifunctional nuclease family protein, which produces MLVHMELARIIINEINDHQIVYLREVNGDRQFPIVIGFFEASSIDRRVKDEAPPRPLTHELLKNTIEELGGELQDVVINNLLDHTYYGLLRILQDGETVEIDCRPSDAIALAVQFTPHLPIYVDEEVLAEAAN; this is translated from the coding sequence GTGCTCGTCCATATGGAATTGGCCCGCATTATTATCAACGAGATCAACGATCACCAGATCGTTTATCTGCGGGAAGTGAACGGCGACCGGCAATTTCCGATCGTCATCGGATTTTTCGAAGCATCGAGCATCGATCGCCGCGTCAAAGACGAGGCCCCACCGCGGCCGTTGACCCACGAATTGCTGAAAAACACAATTGAAGAACTGGGTGGCGAATTGCAGGACGTGGTGATCAACAACCTGCTGGATCACACGTACTATGGTCTGCTGCGGATTCTGCAGGACGGCGAAACGGTCGAAATCGACTGCCGCCCCTCAGATGCAATCGCCTTGGCGGTCCAATTCACACCACACTTGCCGATTTATGTCGACGAGGAAGTCCTTGCCGAAGCGGCGAATTGA
- the miaA gene encoding tRNA (adenosine(37)-N6)-dimethylallyltransferase MiaA: protein MPTGSLCWQILRSPSVSPADDAIFMQFSPDILPRCQFLAGPTACGKTATALRLAEQLSAEIVSLDSMAIYRGMDIGTAKPNPAEQARIPHHMLDVVDPHEEFSVADYVAQAQAVCEEILNRGRVPLFVGGTGLYLRAVLRGVFEGPSADWELRKQLDQFGKEHGAGSLHRRLAEVDPATAARLHPNDLRRIVRAIEVHELTGKPLSAQQQQGPLPNEQRPANVFWLSPPRDWLYQRINLRVEQMIAVGLVEEVRGLLTISPPMANTARQALGYKEIIEHLEQRTTLPAAIETLQIRTRQFAKRQHTWFRNLEECRALEINGTESPNELAQRFTQFSKTSSESL, encoded by the coding sequence ATGCCGACGGGGTCTCTATGCTGGCAGATATTACGATCACCCTCCGTTTCTCCCGCTGACGATGCCATTTTCATGCAGTTTTCGCCCGATATTTTGCCCCGCTGTCAATTTTTGGCCGGTCCGACCGCCTGTGGAAAAACAGCGACGGCGTTGCGGTTGGCAGAGCAATTGTCGGCGGAGATCGTCTCGTTGGATTCGATGGCCATCTACCGCGGCATGGATATCGGCACTGCCAAGCCAAATCCCGCAGAACAGGCCCGCATCCCGCATCACATGCTCGACGTCGTTGATCCGCACGAAGAATTCAGCGTCGCGGACTATGTCGCCCAGGCGCAAGCCGTTTGCGAAGAGATCCTCAATCGCGGCCGCGTGCCGTTGTTTGTGGGGGGGACGGGATTGTATCTGCGCGCCGTCTTACGGGGTGTCTTCGAAGGCCCGTCGGCGGATTGGGAATTACGGAAACAACTCGACCAGTTCGGAAAAGAGCACGGCGCCGGATCGCTGCATCGTCGATTAGCGGAAGTCGATCCAGCCACAGCTGCCCGGTTGCACCCCAACGATCTGCGGCGGATTGTTCGCGCCATAGAAGTACACGAACTAACCGGCAAGCCGCTCTCCGCACAACAACAACAAGGCCCGCTGCCCAACGAGCAACGCCCCGCAAACGTATTTTGGCTCTCCCCACCGCGCGATTGGCTGTACCAGCGAATTAACCTCCGCGTCGAGCAAATGATCGCTGTCGGGTTGGTCGAAGAAGTCCGCGGACTCTTAACGATTTCACCACCGATGGCCAACACAGCGCGGCAGGCGCTGGGTTATAAAGAAATCATCGAACACTTGGAGCAGCGAACCACATTGCCCGCAGCAATCGAAACCCTACAAATCCGCACCCGCCAATTCGCCAAACGACAGCACACCTGGTTTCGCAACTTAGAAGAATGCCGCGCATTAGAAATCAACGGAACCGAATCACCCAACGAACTGGCCCAACGCTTCACCCAATTCAGCAAAACATCCAGCGAAAGCCTCTAA
- the queG gene encoding tRNA epoxyqueuosine(34) reductase QueG: protein MPTAAIKQHARDVGFDLVGIAPAVRPAGFGDFQAWLQKCYDGEMRYLRGREEAYAHPEFVLPHVQSVIMLGLNYRTAEPVALPPTGGRISRYAWGDVDYHDTIRGKLRQLAGHVHEQLPGCRTRGVVDTAPLLERDFARLAGLGWSAKNTMLINKQIGSWTFLAALLIDRELVYDAPHETSHCGSCTRCLDACPTDAFAEPFVLDASRCISYLTIELRGPIPTELREPIGDWLFGCDICQEVCPWNRKAPVSGEPTFQPRDDMRPVDALELLTLSEAEFRARFRQTPLFRPGRAGLLRNAAIVLGNAGDERAVPALIAVLNDDEPLIRGAAAWALGRIGGAVARVALTERSRIENDGKVILEIDGALTNYSA, encoded by the coding sequence ATGCCCACTGCTGCCATCAAACAACATGCCCGGGACGTGGGTTTCGACCTCGTCGGCATTGCGCCGGCGGTCCGCCCGGCGGGGTTTGGTGATTTCCAGGCGTGGTTACAAAAATGTTACGATGGCGAAATGCGGTATCTCCGCGGCCGTGAAGAGGCATACGCGCATCCCGAATTTGTGCTGCCACACGTGCAAAGCGTGATCATGCTGGGCTTGAATTATCGCACGGCCGAACCGGTCGCGCTGCCACCCACTGGAGGGCGGATTTCGCGCTATGCCTGGGGCGACGTCGATTACCACGATACAATCCGCGGCAAGTTACGGCAGCTTGCAGGGCATGTTCACGAACAACTCCCCGGTTGCCGCACGCGAGGTGTCGTCGATACGGCCCCGCTGCTAGAACGTGATTTCGCCCGACTGGCGGGGCTGGGTTGGTCGGCGAAAAATACGATGCTGATCAATAAGCAGATCGGCAGTTGGACGTTTCTAGCAGCTCTGCTCATTGATCGCGAACTCGTCTACGACGCCCCGCACGAAACATCGCATTGCGGCAGTTGCACGCGTTGCCTGGATGCTTGTCCAACCGATGCGTTTGCAGAACCGTTCGTGCTGGACGCGAGCCGTTGTATTTCGTATCTGACGATTGAATTGCGAGGACCGATTCCCACTGAATTGCGGGAGCCCATAGGAGATTGGTTGTTTGGTTGTGACATTTGTCAGGAGGTCTGCCCGTGGAATCGCAAAGCGCCGGTCTCCGGCGAACCGACATTCCAACCCCGCGATGACATGCGTCCGGTCGATGCGTTGGAATTGCTCACGCTGAGTGAAGCGGAGTTCCGTGCGCGATTTCGACAGACGCCGCTTTTTCGACCCGGTCGCGCGGGATTGTTGCGGAATGCGGCAATTGTGTTGGGCAATGCAGGGGATGAACGGGCGGTGCCGGCGTTGATAGCGGTGCTGAACGACGACGAACCGCTGATTCGTGGGGCGGCTGCATGGGCGTTGGGGAGGATTGGTGGAGCGGTCGCGCGAGTGGCGCTGACGGAGCGAAGCAGGATTGAAAATGATGGCAAGGTGATTCTTGAGATCGACGGGGCATTAACGAACTATTCAGCGTGA